The DNA segment ACATTATCCTCGACATTCAGATGCGGGAAGATCGCATAGTTCTGGAAGACCATGTTGGTCGGCCGCTTGTTGGGCGGCAGGTCGATGGCCGAATGGCCGTCGATGCGGATGTCTCCTGATGTCGGCGTGTCGAAGCCGGCGATCGAGCGCAAAAGGGTGGTCTTGCCGCAGCCGGATGGTCCCAGCAGGGAGAAGAATTCGCCGGCGGCAATGTCGAGGCTGACATTGTCGAGCGCGCGATAGATGCCGTAATAGCGGCTGACGTCATCGATCTCGATCATGGGTGTATCAGCCATGGGCGGCGGCTCCAGCTTTGAGGCGGTTTTCCGCGCGGCGGCGCAGGATTTCGGCGGTGGCGACCAGGAGGATCGACAGGGCGATCATCAGGCTTCCGAGCGCCAGCACGCTTGGCAGCTTGGCGGCAAAGCGCAGCTGTCCCCAGATATAGACCGGCAGCGTCGGCTCCGTGCCCGACAGGAAGAAGGCGAGGATGAACTCGTCGAGCGAAATGGTGAAGGAGACGAGCAGGCTGGAGATGATGGCCGGCGCCACCACCGGCAGCGTCACCCGGCGGAAGGTGCCGATGGCGGTTTCCCCGAGGTCGAGCGAGGCTTCCTCCAGCGAACGGTCGAAGCCATCAAAGCCGGAAATCAGCACCGACAGCGCATAGGGCAGGCAAAACACCGTCTGGCCGAGAATGACCGTGACCAGCGACAGTTCCAGGCCGAGCTGCAGCACGATCATCAGCAGCGATACGGCCACGATGATCTCGGGCAGAAACAGCGGCGCCATCAACAGGCCTGTCGCTGCGCGCTGGCCGCGGAACTTGTAGCGGGTGACGGCGCGGGCGGCGCAGATGGCAAGACCGGTTGACAGGATTGAGACGCAGATGCCGACGATCAGGCTGTTGCGCGCGGCCGCCAGCATCGCCGCATTGCCCCAGAGCGAGGCGTACCATTTGGTGGTGAAGCCGGCGAGCGGGAAGGTGGTGGAGGCCGCATTGTTGAACGAGAAGATCGGCAAAAGCAGGATCGGCAGATAGAGAAAGACAAGGTAAGCCGACACATAGACCGGCAGCCAGCGGGATTTTCGAATGCCGTGACGGCCGCTCATTTGATCCGCCTCACGAATAGCTTCAGCGCCAGCACCATGCAGCCGGCCATGGCCGAAACGATCACCATCGTTGTGACAGAAAGGGCTGCGCCAAGCGGCCAGTTGGCCCCCTTGCCGAACTGCGCCTGGATGGCGGTGGCGATCATCACGCCGTCCTTGCCGCCAACCAGCTTGGGCGTCACGTAATCGCCGACGGTCGGGATCATCACGATCAGGAAGGCGGAAATGACGCCCGGCAGCGACAGCGGCAGCGTGACGCGCAGAAAGCTCCAGACCTTGTTGTCGCCGAGATCATGCGCCGCCTCGATCAGCGAGCGGTCGATCTTTTCCAGGGAGACATAGATCGGCAGGATGGCAAAGGCCGCCCAGCTATGGACGAGCGTGATGATCACGGCGTTGGAATTGTAGAGCAATGTGGTCACCGGCTGATCGATCAGTCCGGTGGACATCAAGCCGGTATTCAGCACGCCCTGATAGCCGAGGATGACCTTCCAGGACATGACGCGCAGGAGGTAGCTGGTCCAGCAGGGCACGGTGATCAGGAACAGCCAGAGGTTCTTGTGAACGCCGCCATGGAAGGAGATGAACCAGGCGACCGGATAGGAAAAGGTGACGGTGATGAGGCTGACGGCGAGCGAGATGGTGAGCGAGCGCCAGAGCAGGTCGCGGTAGATCGGTTCTGTCAGGGCGACGCGATAATTCTCAAGCGTGAAGCTGCGGTCGATGGTCAGGTAATCCTGGGACCAGAAGCTGTAGGCGATGACGATGAGGACCGGCAGGAAGAGCAGCGCCAGCGCGTAAAGCAGGGTCGGCGAGATCAGCGTCAGGCCTTTTGCCTCGTCGCTTGCCGCCCAGCGGCGGCTGCCGGCAAGAGGCGGTTTGCTCTCCACGCCGATTGCGCCCGGCAACGCCACCATCAGCGCCACCCGTGCGGCGCGGTGCCGTGACAACAGTGAAAATGCAGGGATCGTATCATGCCGTCCGTCCCGGGCGGTTTTCCGCCATTCTTTGGTTCCCGCAGAGAGAATGAGCGCAAAACGGGATTGAACGCAAGTGTTTTTTCTGCCAATATTGATTGAACGGACATTCAAAATAGAAGTAATTGATGTTTTATATCAGTTATTTGATTTGAAATAATGTCCATAAATTATCTGTGGAGGCGAAAAAATGGCGGCCAAACGTGAAGACGCGATCAGCTCTTTGGAGGCTTCAGACAGCATGGTGGCTCTGGCCAGAGATCATCTCGTCCAGCCCTGGCCGACGGCGGGCGAGATCGGCGCGGAGGCGCGCGGCGGTATCGTCAGCGGTGACGGTATCTATGTGATCGACGGCGAGGGGCGAAAGCTGATCGATGGCCCCGCCGGCATGTGGTGCGTCAATGCCGGGCATCGGCGAAAGGAGCTCGCCGACGTGCTCTATGATCAGGCCATGGACCTCTCCTACAATTCGCCCTGGTACACGATGAACGCGCCGTCGGTGACGCTGTCCGCCCGGCTTGCCGGTCATGCGCCGGGCGATCTCAATCATGTCTTCTACACGACCGGCGGCTCCTCTGCGGTCGAGACCGCACTGCGCTTCATGCAGTTTTCCAACAATGTGAAGGGGCGCCCGGACAAGAAGCTGATGGTGTCGCGGCAAGGCGGCTATCACGGCTCGACCTATCTGTCGGCCTCGCTGAACGGCCGTCCGCGCGATCACGACTGGATGGACAGTGCCGGCGAGCAGGTGGTGAAACTCTCCTGTCCCAATCCGTTCCGGCGGCCGGAAGGGATGAGCGAGGCTGCGTTCTGCGATGGGCTCGTCGCGGAATTCCGCGCGGTCATCGAGGCGCGGGGGGCCGACCGCATCGGTGCCTTCATTGCCGAGCCGGTGATGGCGTCCGGCGGGGTCATCGTGCCGCCGGACGGTTATCTCAGCCGGATGCGGCAGCTTTGCACCGACAACGACATCCTGTTCATCGCCGACGAGGTGGTGACGGCCTTCGGGCGGCTGGGGCATGTCTTTGCCTCCAGCGATGTCTTCGGCATCGAGCCTGATATGATCACCTTCGCCAAGGGTGTGACCTCCGGTTACTTTCCGCTTGGCGGCGTGATGATTTCGTCGCGCCTGTTTGAGGAATTGCGCCGCTCCAACCATCCCGATGCGATGTTTGCCCATGGGCTAACCTATTCCAGCCACCCGATCGGCTGCGCCGTGGCGCTGAAAAACCTCGATATCCTGGAAGAGGGTCTGCTTGAGCATACGCGCGCCATTTCCGGCCATTTCCAGGCGAGCCTGAAGACGCTTGAAGACCTGCCGCTGGTCGGCGAAGTGCGCGGGGTCGGGCTGATGGCCTGCGTCGAATGTGTCGCCGACCGCGTGCACAACAATCCGCTGACGCTTGATCTCGACGTCGGCAAGCGCATCGACAGGCATTGCCAGGACCTCGGTCTCCTGGTGCGGCCGCTGATCAACATGTGCGTGATGTCACCACCGCTGACGATCACCCTGCCGCAGATCGACGAGATGACCACGATCCTGCGCACCAGCATCCGCCGGACGATGGATGAACTGGTGCGCGAAGGGTTGTGGCACGGCTGAGTTTTGTCTTGGGCATGGCATCCATTCCCCGCCATGCTCATTTTTAAAGGGCCGGTTTTCCCGGCCCTTTCTTTATGGCTTGTCAGACTGCGGCAAAACGCAGCCGGCTGTTCATGCCGGCCATTTCCCGCTCGTCCGGGGCGGCGGGCAGGGTCATGACCGGCAGGATGGCGCGAAGGTGGTCGTGGTGGGTGCGCACGCCATATTCGAGATCGGACAGGTAGAACCCGCTGAAGGCCTTGGAGGTCATCGATTCGTTGGACCAGATGGTCAGTTGCACGTCCTCGGACTGCGTATCGCGGTCGATGCGCTGGGCAAGGTAGCGGGCGGCGCGTTCCCGGCGGCTTTCGTCGCGATGGCGGTAGACGCCGCCGCGCAGCATGGTTTGGCCGGTGGAAAGCGGAAATTCCTGATAGAACTGCACGGCTTCCGGCGTCACGGCGATCACCGCATTGGCGAAGATGCCGTAATAGATCCAGGCCTTGCGCAGGTGCTGTGGCAGGTGGGTGGCTTCCGGGGCGATTCTGACATAATTGCGCACGCTCCAGCGTCGGCCGGCATGCGGATTATAGGTGGCGAACGAGCGGCAGAGTCCGTTGACGAAGGGTTCGTCATAATAGGTCGAGCCATAGAGGTCCTGCAGCGCCGGATGGGCCATCGCCACGTGGTAACCCTCGTTGTCGACATCGCGGACGGATTTCCAGTTGACCGGCGAGGTCTGCGTCCAGAGATTGCCGGCGGCAACCATGTCCTGCGTTTTGTATTCGCTGAGTTCGGCCGCGAAGGGCTGCATCAGTTCGGCAACGGACGGCTGGGGCCCGGGTGCAAAACGGATGAAGACGAAGCCCATCCAGACTTCGAGATCCAGTGCGATCAGCCCGAATTCCTGCTTGTCGAGCGGCGGGAAGGAGCGGGGGCGGGCGGCGCCCCGCAACGTTCCGTCGAGATTATAGACCCAGCCGTGGAACGGACAGACCAGCGCATTGCGGCAGGTTCCCTTGTCATCGGCCACGACGCGCGAGCCGCGGTGGCGGCAGATATTGTGGAAGCCGCGCACGGTGCCGTCCTGGTCGCGCAGGATCAGCGCGCGCTCGCCGACGACATCCATCGTGATGTAATTGCCGGGCTCCGGCACATCGGAAACATGGCAGGCGATCTGCCAGTGCTCGCGGAAGACATGCTGTTTTTCAAGCTCCAGCAGCGCGTCGCTGTGATAGCACCAGCCGGGCAAGCCGCTGCGGTCCCAGTCGTTGGGAACGTTGATGTTTCGGGTCATTTCGTTCATGAATTTCCCCATATCTTGCTGAACGTTCATTCAATATAATCACATTTCTCCATGAATAGGAATAGGTTGAGGGATTGGTGCCTCTACGAAATTTTTTGGAATTTTCGGATTTGCACGGAAATTGCGGCCGCCGCCGTCCGGTCCTTCGGCATTTGCCAGGGGACGGGAGTATGTTGCGTCAAAGGAACCGCAGTCGTGTCCGGGCCTATCTTTCCAGTTCCGGGTAGACCCGGTCGAGAAAACCCGGCCGAAGTTTTTCGCCCATCAGGCAATCGGTGGGCGGTTTGATCTGAACGGGAATGGCCGGCAGTCGCGCCTGGCTGACCTCAAGGACCAGCTTCTGGCGGATGGCGACGGCAAAATCTTCCGGCTGATGCACCGGCAGCACGAAGGAGCCGGGGCCGCCGATGACGCAATCGGCATAGTAGCGGTCAAGCGAAACCGGCCCGCCGGAGGGGCGGATGAGAATGGCAAGGCCATTGATGATGATGCCGCTTTCAATGGCGGCATCGCGGGCAGGATCGACCGGAGGGCCCAGATTGTTCGGCCCGTCGCCGGAAATATCGACCACCCGGCGCATGGCATCATAAGGGCTTGCCGCCATCAGTTTCGATGCAAAGGTGATGGCATTGGAAATGGAGGTGCCGCGGCGGGTGAAGACCGGCCGTGAGGCGAGATGTTCAGCGAGGCTAGCGGCGTCCTGCGCGTCGTCAATCACCTGCCAGCCGATGACGGAGGTTTCGTTGACGCTGCCCGCCCATTCGAAATAGCTGATGGCGATGCGGCCATTCAGGCCTGCGGTCACCGCGTTGATGAAGTCGGGATGACGCAGCGCCTCGACATAGCCCATGCGCTGAACCTGCGCCTCTTCGATATCCATCGAGCCCGACATATCGACCGCGAGCACCAGCGCTACATCGACCGGAACGGAATCTGCCACCGGCGTCGCCACTGGCGTGGCTGCAATCGTCAGAAACATCGCAAGT comes from the Pararhizobium qamdonense genome and includes:
- a CDS encoding aromatic ring-hydroxylating oxygenase subunit alpha — its product is MNEMTRNINVPNDWDRSGLPGWCYHSDALLELEKQHVFREHWQIACHVSDVPEPGNYITMDVVGERALILRDQDGTVRGFHNICRHRGSRVVADDKGTCRNALVCPFHGWVYNLDGTLRGAARPRSFPPLDKQEFGLIALDLEVWMGFVFIRFAPGPQPSVAELMQPFAAELSEYKTQDMVAAGNLWTQTSPVNWKSVRDVDNEGYHVAMAHPALQDLYGSTYYDEPFVNGLCRSFATYNPHAGRRWSVRNYVRIAPEATHLPQHLRKAWIYYGIFANAVIAVTPEAVQFYQEFPLSTGQTMLRGGVYRHRDESRRERAARYLAQRIDRDTQSEDVQLTIWSNESMTSKAFSGFYLSDLEYGVRTHHDHLRAILPVMTLPAAPDEREMAGMNSRLRFAAV
- a CDS encoding ABC transporter permease, which translates into the protein MSGRHGIRKSRWLPVYVSAYLVFLYLPILLLPIFSFNNAASTTFPLAGFTTKWYASLWGNAAMLAAARNSLIVGICVSILSTGLAICAARAVTRYKFRGQRAATGLLMAPLFLPEIIVAVSLLMIVLQLGLELSLVTVILGQTVFCLPYALSVLISGFDGFDRSLEEASLDLGETAIGTFRRVTLPVVAPAIISSLLVSFTISLDEFILAFFLSGTEPTLPVYIWGQLRFAAKLPSVLALGSLMIALSILLVATAEILRRRAENRLKAGAAAHG
- a CDS encoding aminotransferase, coding for MAAKREDAISSLEASDSMVALARDHLVQPWPTAGEIGAEARGGIVSGDGIYVIDGEGRKLIDGPAGMWCVNAGHRRKELADVLYDQAMDLSYNSPWYTMNAPSVTLSARLAGHAPGDLNHVFYTTGGSSAVETALRFMQFSNNVKGRPDKKLMVSRQGGYHGSTYLSASLNGRPRDHDWMDSAGEQVVKLSCPNPFRRPEGMSEAAFCDGLVAEFRAVIEARGADRIGAFIAEPVMASGGVIVPPDGYLSRMRQLCTDNDILFIADEVVTAFGRLGHVFASSDVFGIEPDMITFAKGVTSGYFPLGGVMISSRLFEELRRSNHPDAMFAHGLTYSSHPIGCAVALKNLDILEEGLLEHTRAISGHFQASLKTLEDLPLVGEVRGVGLMACVECVADRVHNNPLTLDLDVGKRIDRHCQDLGLLVRPLINMCVMSPPLTITLPQIDEMTTILRTSIRRTMDELVREGLWHG
- a CDS encoding DUF1194 domain-containing protein, with translation MFSALAMFLTIAATPVATPVADSVPVDVALVLAVDMSGSMDIEEAQVQRMGYVEALRHPDFINAVTAGLNGRIAISYFEWAGSVNETSVIGWQVIDDAQDAASLAEHLASRPVFTRRGTSISNAITFASKLMAASPYDAMRRVVDISGDGPNNLGPPVDPARDAAIESGIIINGLAILIRPSGGPVSLDRYYADCVIGGPGSFVLPVHQPEDFAVAIRQKLVLEVSQARLPAIPVQIKPPTDCLMGEKLRPGFLDRVYPELER
- a CDS encoding ABC transporter permease, whose translation is MSRHRAARVALMVALPGAIGVESKPPLAGSRRWAASDEAKGLTLISPTLLYALALLFLPVLIVIAYSFWSQDYLTIDRSFTLENYRVALTEPIYRDLLWRSLTISLAVSLITVTFSYPVAWFISFHGGVHKNLWLFLITVPCWTSYLLRVMSWKVILGYQGVLNTGLMSTGLIDQPVTTLLYNSNAVIITLVHSWAAFAILPIYVSLEKIDRSLIEAAHDLGDNKVWSFLRVTLPLSLPGVISAFLIVMIPTVGDYVTPKLVGGKDGVMIATAIQAQFGKGANWPLGAALSVTTMVIVSAMAGCMVLALKLFVRRIK